The Pseudomonas sp. GD03919 region GGTATCGACGTCGATGCTGAAGGTGGACACCGGCGTTTCGGCAACGGCGAACACCGGATTGTCGGCATAGGCCTGGTACTGCTCGCGCGACTCGTCGCGGTAACCCGGCGGCAGAACATCGGCGATGGGCGCCGGCGCGTAGGCCATCTGCGCCATGCGCTTGTGACTGGCCGCGGCATGCATCTCGACCGCCGCGGGCGCAGCCAGGCGTTCACGTGCAAGTGACGGCGCCGGTTTCGAGTTGGTCTGGGCTTCCGGCTCCGGGCCAGAGGCGCTGCAGGCGACGAGCAACAGCAAGGTCCCCGCGGAAAAACCGACGGCGAATGGGCGAACGAGCAACGAGGAATAAACGGACATGGTGTACCTCCTGAGCAATGGCACAAGACCTTCGCTCAGGTAGACGCAGCCCTTCGATGAATCGGGTTAAAACGAGACGGACTTTTTAATCCTCCCAGGAGCCTCCCGCTTCCTGGCACAGCTGCGTGGCCAGCATGCCCAAGGTCATCAACGCCCTCTCCGCCTCGCGATTCCACGGGATGCCGCAGTTAAGGCGTACGCAATGGTTGAACTGCTCGGTGTTGCTGAAGATCAGTCCCGGTGCGATGGAGATGCCCTGCTGCAGCGCGCGCACATGCAGATGCTTGGTGTTGACCCGCGCCGGCAGGCTGACCCAGAGGATAAAGCCGCCCTTGGGTCGGGTCATCTGCGTACCGACCGGAAAGTACTGCTGCACCGCCAGCTGGAAGGCATTGAGGTTCTTGCGGTACTCCTGGCGGATATGCCGCAGATGGCGGTCATAGCCACCGTTCTCCAGATAAGCCGCCACCGCCATCTGGGTGACGCTGCACGCCGAATGGGTGGAGAAGGTCTGCAGCCGCTGGATCTCGTCCTGATACTTGCCGGCGACTATCCAGCCAATGCGCACACCGGGCGACAACGTCTTGGAGAAGCTCGAGCAATAGATCACCCGGCTGTCGCGGTCATGGGATTTCAGCGCCTTGGTCGGCCCCTGTTCGAACATCAGCTCGCCGTAAATATCGTCCTCGACGATCTGGAAATCGTAATCGCCAGCCAAGCGCAACAACTGACGCTGACGCTCCTCGGGGATGGTGCCACCGAGCGGATTGGACAGCCGCGCCGTCAGCACCAGTGCCTTGATCGGCCACTGGTTGGCCGCCAGTTGCAGCGCTTCGAGGCTGATGCCGGTGGTGGGGTCACACGGGATCTCGATGACCTTAAGGCCGAGCAGATCGGCCAGTTGCAGCAGACCATAGTAGGTCGGCGACTCCACCGCGATCAGGTCACCTGGCTTGGTCAACACGCGCAGGCTCATCTGCAGCGCATCGACGCAGCCATGGGTGATCACCACCTCGGACGGATCGACCACCACACCGGCATCACGCATGCGGATCGCCACCTGGCGGCGCAACGGTTCGAAACCGGGGCTGAACATGTAGCTGAAAGCACGCGGACTATGAAACCGCGTAACCTTGGCCAGTTGCTGGTGCAGCGCCCGTACCGGCAAATAGTCGACATGCGGCACCGCAGCGCCCAGCGGAAACACACCTTCACGACGCGACTCGGTGAGAACCTGGTTGATGATACTGGCGCGGGTGACCAGACCAGGCCGTTCGACCTTGGCGATATCCGGCGTCGGCGCAGTCAGCGCCGGTGTCTGGTGCACGTAGAAGCCCGACTGCGGGCGTGCACGAATCAGCCCCTGATCTTCGAGATTGGCATAGGCCTGCAACACCGTGGCGTGGCTGACATTGAGCTGGGCGCTCATCTTGCGCACCGACGGCACACGCTCGCCAGGCTGATAGACGCCGCGACGAATATCCTCGGCCAACTGCTGGGCGATACGTTGATAGAGCAGCAGATTGGTCATGACGATATCCTCCGGGGCACAGGAGCATAACAGTAACCTATTGCTACACAATTGTACCGGCACAGATACGATCTGTTTTTACCATACGCAGCACTTTGCTGGTCACAGATTGCATAAATGCCGTGCTCCGAACATAAAAAACCCCGGGCGCGCCGGGGTTTTAAGGTTCGGTACCAGACGATCAACGCTCTGCGCCAAGCTGGCCTCGTTCATCGGAAAAGACGATTTCCACCCGGCGATTTTGCGCCCGACCACGTGCCGAGGCGTTTTCTGCAACGGGAAAGTCCACGCCGTAGCCAACCACCTCAATACGCTTGGCATCCACACCCAGGTCGACCAGCAGGTCGGCCACAGCCTGTGCGCGCGCGCGCGACAGTTCGAGATTCTCCGCCGCATCGCCGGTATTGTCGGTGTAACCCTCGATACGCACGCGCCGCTGCGGGTTGATCTGCAGGAACTGCACGAGCTTGAGCACGGTGCGATTAGCGGCCGGCTGCAGATCGGCGCGACCGGCGTCGAACAACATATCGCCCAGGGTCATCACCAGACCACGCTCGGTCTCGCTGGTGGCGAGGCTGACCATCTGCTCTTCCAACCAGCCGTTGTGCTGCTGCACACTGAGCAGTTTGGCTTCACGCAGGGTCAGTTGCAGACGCTGACGCTCCAGTTCCAGCTTGGCCGCACGCTCCTGGTTGAGGCTGATATCGCTATGTTGACGAGCGATCTCGGCATAGCGCTGACTGAGGTAGGCGTAATGACGTACATCGTCGCCACTGCCCCAATAACTGGACAGTCGCTCGGCACGCGCCAGGGACTCGCCTGCGCGAATCACATACTTGGGCGCGGCACGCAGTACATTAGGATCCTCCTTGACCGACTGGAAGCTGATACGCGCCTCCTCCAGAGCCTGCTCGCTTGCCGGCTGACTGCTGACGCAGCCGCTCAAAACGACACCAGCCAGTACCACCGTGCCGAAATGACCGAAAGTCTTCATCACATCGCCCCCAATTGCTGGCGCAGCCGACCGATACGCTGATTGAGCTCGGTCAGTTGCTCACGGCCCTTGGCGTTCAGATGCTCAGCCTCGGCCAGGCGTGCATCCAGTTCGGCCTGCTCGGCGAGTTGCCGTGCCTGTTTGTTTTCGCCGTCCTGCATGGCGCTCTTAGCCTGGGCGAGCTTGCTTTCGGCTTGTAGCAATGAAGCGGATTGCTCGCTGACGGCACCCAGGGATTTGGCCTGCGCCAACGCCTGTTCGGTCAGCCGCAGCTGCTCGATGGGAGCAGGATCGCTGGCACAGGCCGTCAGGCCCAGCGCCAGCAGCAAGGGAAGGGTTCGATTGATCACGAAAATTTCCTACTGAGTGACGTCGCCAACCGGATCAGGCTGCATCTGCTGCGCCTTCCACAGATCCAGATTGCGTTGCAGGAACTGCTCAGGCAGCCCGGCGGCGACCATTTCTGTCATCTTCCGCGCCAGTTGGCCACGCAGCCAAGGCTCGTTGCACGCCGAATTATGCGACAGGGTAAGGTAGAGGCCTTCGCTGGAAATCGGCGGATCCAGCACCTCGAGGTCATCATCCATACCCAGCGTTTCAGCGAGTGCCAGGCCAGGATAGCGTTCGTACAGCACATAATCGGTGCGACCGAGCAGCAACTTCTGGAAGGCCTGAGTCAGGCTCGATACCCCTTCGAGCGTCAGGTTCTGCTTGGCAAAGGTATCGAACTGCTGACCGAAACTGTTGCCCACCAGCGTATCGCCGGTATGTCCCTGCAGGTCGATCCAGCTGCGATAGGGGAAGGCTTCACCCTTGCGCACCCAGACTACGCTGGGCGTATAGAAGAACGCTGGGTGCACATAATCCATTTGCTCTAGACGCGGCAGAGTGATGAACGCGCCCGCGATCAGATCGACACGACCGGTACGAACTTCATCCTGCGCGCGTGACCATGGCCCGGTGTAAATCACGTCGATCACCACACCCAGCTCTTTACCCAAATGCTTGAGCGAATCGGCATTTGCGCCGACCAGTTGCTGCGGGTTCTGCGGATCACGCCAGAGATAGGGCGGATACTCGGGGTTACCGGTCGCCACCAGGCGCTCGCATTTACCAGCAGCAAGGGCCGCAGTTGGCATGACGACCAGTGCGCACCACAACAACAGCGACTTAAACAGACAACGCTCAGGCATTGGCTACTCTCGGTTCATACGTGGGTCGGCGGGACAGCAGCCCGGAGTCCTGTGTATTCATGCTAGCTTAATGGCGCCACCGGAATCAGTGCGATAAGGACGCGCCATGAAAAAACTGCTGTTCGCGCTGCTGCTCCTGCTGTCAGGTAGCGCAGCTACGCTGTATTTCTTTCCTGCGACTCAACTGGCCAGCCTGCGTCTGCTGGAACAGTACCGCGCCGGTCTCGCTCACGAGCAGCTGACTGTCCATAATCTTAACATCCATTACTACCAGGGAGGGCCGGCAAGCGCTGAAACGCTGGTGCTGCTTCATGGTTTTGCCGCCGACAAGGATAACTGGCTGCGCTTTGCTCGCCACCTGACCGCGAACTATCGCGTCATTGCCCTGGATCTGCCAGGCTTCGGCGACAGCGATCTGCCTAGCGGTAGCTACGATACCGGCACTCAGGCCGAACGTCTGGCGGATATTCTCGACGCCATGGGTATCCAGCAGGCGCACGTGCTGGGTAACTCGATGGGCGGACAAATCGCCGCCCTCTTCGCCGCACGCTACCCGGAACGCGTCCGCTCGCTGGCGCTGTTCGCCAATGCCGGAATCGACAGCCCGCACAAGAGCGAGCTATATCGCCTGCTCGCTCGTGGCGAGCCCAATCCCCTGGTGATCAGGCAGCCGCAGGATTTTGACAAGCTGCTGCACTTCATCTTCGTCGAGCCGCCCTATCTGCCCGAGTCGCTCAAGCGCTATCTGGGTGAGCGCGCCATGGCCCGTGCCGGGCATTACGAGACGGTGTTCAAGCAGTTACGGGAACGCGCCATTGCTCTGGAGCCCCAGCTGACAAGAATCCAGGCACCCACCTTACTGCTGTGGGGCAAACAGGATCGAGTGCTGGACGTATCCAGCATCGAAGTCATGCAACCGTTGCTGCGCCAGCACAGCGTGGTGATCATGGATGACGTTGGTCACGCCCCCATGCTTGAACGCCCCGAAGAAAGCGCCCTGCTCTACCGGCGGTTTCTGGAGGGTCTGAAGTGACAGCAGGCACACAGGCAACAAAAAACCCGCTCTGGTCAGACTGTGTGAAAACCTAGCAGTCTGAGTGCAAGGTGAAGACAATGCCTCTATCGGTCGATAGGGGCATTGTCGTTTATGGGCTATATCCAAGGTGAAGGTCGGCAACAAAGCAGCCTGTTTCCGCCGACATTGGAAGAGCTGGTTCCTGAGGATCATCTAGTTCGAGTCATCGAGGCCTATGTGGCTCGTCTGGATCTGAAGGTACTGGGGTTCAGCAAGGCTGAGCCGCTCAAGACTGGGCGCCCTGGCTACGATCCAGCTGATTTGCTCAAGCTATACCTATATGGCTACTTCCAGCGCATTCGCTCCTCTCGTCGATTGGAGGCGGAGTGCCAGCGCAATATCGAGGTGATGTGGTTGCTGGGTCGTCTGGCGCCGGACTTCAAGACCATCGCGGATTTTCGCAAAGACAACAGCATGGCCTTTCAGGCGACTTGCAAGGCTTTCGTCCAGTTCTGTCGCCAGGCGAGCTTGATCAGTGGGGAGCTGGTGGCCATCGATGGCAGCAAGTTCCAAGCGGTAGCTTCGCTGCGCAAGCACCTGAGCGTGGAGAAGCTCAAGCGTCAACAAGCGAAGCTGGAAAAACACATTGCCCAGTACCTGGCCCAGCTTGATGAGGGTGATGCACAAGACGCGCAAGAGACGATTGACCGGGCAGCGGTGAAACAGGCGCTACGCCAGCTACAGGATCGCCATGCCGATAACTTGACCGTACAAGCGCTGATGGAGGCGCAGGGCCTGGAACAGTTCGTCGAAGGCGAAGCGGATGCCAAGAAGATGCGCTGCTCAGGCAAGAGCCCTTGCGTGGCCTACAACGTGCAGAGCGCTGTCGATGCCGAGCATGGCCTGATCGTGCATCACGAAGTGACCAGTGACTGCACCGACAACCAGCAGTTGGAGCCGATGGCCAAAGCGACTCAGGCGGTTCTGCAGCAGTCTGAGCTGACCGTCACGGCTGATGCAGGTTATTCCAACGGGGCGCAGTTTCAGGCCTGCGAAGAAGCGGGCATTACGGCTTTCGTCCCCGTGAATCGCGCGCCCAACAACCAGGGCGGCGGCACACTGTTTGCGCGTCAGGACTTCACTTACGATCC contains the following coding sequences:
- a CDS encoding substrate-binding periplasmic protein produces the protein MPERCLFKSLLLWCALVVMPTAALAAGKCERLVATGNPEYPPYLWRDPQNPQQLVGANADSLKHLGKELGVVIDVIYTGPWSRAQDEVRTGRVDLIAGAFITLPRLEQMDYVHPAFFYTPSVVWVRKGEAFPYRSWIDLQGHTGDTLVGNSFGQQFDTFAKQNLTLEGVSSLTQAFQKLLLGRTDYVLYERYPGLALAETLGMDDDLEVLDPPISSEGLYLTLSHNSACNEPWLRGQLARKMTEMVAAGLPEQFLQRNLDLWKAQQMQPDPVGDVTQ
- a CDS encoding PLP-dependent aminotransferase family protein, whose protein sequence is MTNLLLYQRIAQQLAEDIRRGVYQPGERVPSVRKMSAQLNVSHATVLQAYANLEDQGLIRARPQSGFYVHQTPALTAPTPDIAKVERPGLVTRASIINQVLTESRREGVFPLGAAVPHVDYLPVRALHQQLAKVTRFHSPRAFSYMFSPGFEPLRRQVAIRMRDAGVVVDPSEVVITHGCVDALQMSLRVLTKPGDLIAVESPTYYGLLQLADLLGLKVIEIPCDPTTGISLEALQLAANQWPIKALVLTARLSNPLGGTIPEERQRQLLRLAGDYDFQIVEDDIYGELMFEQGPTKALKSHDRDSRVIYCSSFSKTLSPGVRIGWIVAGKYQDEIQRLQTFSTHSACSVTQMAVAAYLENGGYDRHLRHIRQEYRKNLNAFQLAVQQYFPVGTQMTRPKGGFILWVSLPARVNTKHLHVRALQQGISIAPGLIFSNTEQFNHCVRLNCGIPWNREAERALMTLGMLATQLCQEAGGSWED
- a CDS encoding DUF4398 domain-containing protein, whose protein sequence is MINRTLPLLLALGLTACASDPAPIEQLRLTEQALAQAKSLGAVSEQSASLLQAESKLAQAKSAMQDGENKQARQLAEQAELDARLAEAEHLNAKGREQLTELNQRIGRLRQQLGAM
- a CDS encoding OmpA family protein, which codes for MKTFGHFGTVVLAGVVLSGCVSSQPASEQALEEARISFQSVKEDPNVLRAAPKYVIRAGESLARAERLSSYWGSGDDVRHYAYLSQRYAEIARQHSDISLNQERAAKLELERQRLQLTLREAKLLSVQQHNGWLEEQMVSLATSETERGLVMTLGDMLFDAGRADLQPAANRTVLKLVQFLQINPQRRVRIEGYTDNTGDAAENLELSRARAQAVADLLVDLGVDAKRIEVVGYGVDFPVAENASARGRAQNRRVEIVFSDERGQLGAER
- a CDS encoding IS1182 family transposase, producing MGYIQGEGRQQSSLFPPTLEELVPEDHLVRVIEAYVARLDLKVLGFSKAEPLKTGRPGYDPADLLKLYLYGYFQRIRSSRRLEAECQRNIEVMWLLGRLAPDFKTIADFRKDNSMAFQATCKAFVQFCRQASLISGELVAIDGSKFQAVASLRKHLSVEKLKRQQAKLEKHIAQYLAQLDEGDAQDAQETIDRAAVKQALRQLQDRHADNLTVQALMEAQGLEQFVEGEADAKKMRCSGKSPCVAYNVQSAVDAEHGLIVHHEVTSDCTDNQQLEPMAKATQAVLQQSELTVTADAGYSNGAQFQACEEAGITAFVPVNRAPNNQGGGTLFARQDFTYDPATDSFQCPAGKTLSLKQLNRGTRLYAARAEDCGNCPLKAKCTQAQRRHISRHPNEEAFARMEKRLETHPEMMGRRRAIVEHPFGNLKQWILGNGRFLVRHFSGVRAEMAMAVQAYNLKRAISVLGARRMIELLT
- a CDS encoding alpha/beta fold hydrolase, translated to MKKLLFALLLLLSGSAATLYFFPATQLASLRLLEQYRAGLAHEQLTVHNLNIHYYQGGPASAETLVLLHGFAADKDNWLRFARHLTANYRVIALDLPGFGDSDLPSGSYDTGTQAERLADILDAMGIQQAHVLGNSMGGQIAALFAARYPERVRSLALFANAGIDSPHKSELYRLLARGEPNPLVIRQPQDFDKLLHFIFVEPPYLPESLKRYLGERAMARAGHYETVFKQLRERAIALEPQLTRIQAPTLLLWGKQDRVLDVSSIEVMQPLLRQHSVVIMDDVGHAPMLERPEESALLYRRFLEGLK